Sequence from the Xiphophorus maculatus strain JP 163 A chromosome 16, X_maculatus-5.0-male, whole genome shotgun sequence genome:
CGTCTTGTCTTTGCCATCATACCTGTAAAACGACCACTTGAGTAAGAAAAGCTTGGCAGCCTTTGGAAAGGCAGGGCTGTGCTGGTATGGCTTCAGGACCTGGGAGACCACACCATCAAGCCACACGGCCCACTGCTCCAAGgagttctgctgctgcagggtcAGCTTGAAGTCCTGCTCCAGCCGCTGCACCACACGGTCTTCGCATCTGCACACCCATGAAGCTTGCTCCTACAAAgcaatacagagaaaaaaaaatgtactttaaaattttgtttaaaaaaactttgcttAGGTAGatgcttttgtctttgtctggGTTGTACTGCTACAACCTCAAAAAGAATGGTGATGAGACTGAAGTGGAGTTGTAATCAGGGCTGATGATTATTTACAAAGGAAATGGAGGCAAGAGGCAGTGTCTCATCTTCCTGTGTGAAGCACTTAATCGTTTCCTGACAGAGTAACCGTTCTAACACTGACACAGTTGAAAATCAGAACAGCAGCATTCATTTCTGGTATTATAATATATTAGCTTTCTACACTGTAgtgcttttatttcagaatgTTATGCCATTCATTTACTACAAGAACGATATTAGCTGTTTAGAACCTCCCAAAAGAACCTCACTTCGATAATTCTGAATTATTCCTTTTGCTAAGTGAGTGAAAGATGGGAGCAAGAGGCACAGGAAGCTTGCATTTAAACCTAAACTTTCAGTCATGCTATAAAATCAACCCCAGATCTAAGCTGAcaacctgcagaacatttctgagaaacaGAGAACAGAGAAGGGGCTTCCTGGCTTAGAAAGTGATCAAAACTGGCTGTGTGTCATGCCTCGCCAAAACCacaagctgcagcagaaatgaCTGCTCTCTGCACAAAACTCAGATAAAGACCCAAGCCCTGATAGTGAAATTCAAGTGGTGTCACTGAGATCCTCTCAGGGCCCAAAACTCAGAGGCTAAACCAACCTGAACGTTCGCAAAGTCGACTCGGTTGAGATCGGAGAGCATCTGGTTGATCTGAGCTGTGTTCTGGAGGACAGCCCGGGCTGCCTGAGCAAGATGGTTCAGACTGGTGTAGCGGCGCAGCGTCTGGGCAAAAGCATTGGCTGATGTCACCTGAGGGCAAGGCAGGGTCAGAATAGATTGATCAGAAACAACTTCATCAAAACAATTAGTCCCGGTACATCatcttttttgtgtattttcataccaaacaaagtaaaatcttccaattaaatcatttcaaaagttAAATCAGTCCTTTCTAATACTTTCCTGAAAATATACTGGTGTAGAAAAtgcttcaatttaaaaaaaaaaaaatctaaacaatgaTCATCTAGGCATGAAAGTAGTTTGCTCTTTTGTGAAATGTGAGGCAGTATTGGAGAGTTGTACCTTGATGCGGACCATTTCCTCAGGGATGTTCATCATGGCGTTGGTCAGCCAGCTCTCAAGGCTCTTGGCAAAGTTACGAATGGCTTGTGTTAAGGCACCTGCAGGCAACAAACATAGTTGAAATGATGTAAATACTTTGCAATGAAACCAGGATTGGTGAAGAGAAAATATCACAAAGAGGAATagtaaaacaagacaaagtaAGATCAGCTCAAATAAactggaaacagaaagaaagcagtgcaaaacaaagcagatgAATAGTGCAGGACTGTTTGAAGGCAGGCTTAATCTTTGCAGAATGACTTTGCTTAACTTGGCTGTGTTGTAACTGAAGTTTGTGACATGCTTTAAAAGTAGCTGTTTAACCACACATGACAATGCTTTGTCATGCACTGCAGAGCCTTACTGGGGATGGGTCTGAGGACGTCGGGGATGAGGATCTCCACCAGGCTCTGGTACAGGCTGTTGTCACAGTCGCGGCTCCAGCGCAGCACCGGCTCGTACTTGCACAGCAACACCAGGCAGGATTTTGGGAGGCGCTTCTCTGACTCATCGTGCCTGTGAAAATAGAACGTTTGCATGGAAAAAGTCGGACTCCTATAGCAGAAATCGTTATTCCCTGCCAAAAGGAATGGAAACACTTACACAGCCATTGGAGTATCTCCAGCTTGGCTTTGGCTGAACCTCCAGAAGGTTTTCCATAGAGTCTCTACCAGTGTAAACTGCAGATTGACCATAACGTCCAGTATGgcctgaaaaaaattaaatctataTCAGACACATGCACAACTGATAATGAATcaccatttgttttttctttaagctgAAAGTGAtcatatttagaaaaacaaccatTCTGGCTCCATCTTTGAGAAATGAATTCTAATAAATGCATTTCAAGTCaatactgttaaaaaaacatttccttctaGAAAAGACCTATTCCACCTTTAAGTTGCTTCTGCATCACTCTCCCCTTAACAAAGAAGGACTTCATCTATTTTTACACAACGTAAGGATTCAAAAACAACATGGAAAAGCCATTCTCATAAATATTTGGTGTAGAAGCTTTCTGGTACCTCACAGTGTTCTCTGTAAAGCAGCTGAAAGCTCTTTATGTGGTCGAGTTCAATTCCCTCTGGGAAAGACTTCCCGTGGAGGTCGATGTCTGGAAACTCTGGGAGAGATCGAGAAGCATCTGGAGACAGGATCCACGCACAGATTACCCAGAGATAATTAACATTATATGCattataaataactttaatgtaGGTATAACGGATCTATAATAGATCTGTTTATTCAAGTTTATCAGGTGAAACTGTCCGATCAATGTAGCATAAACTATCTCTAAACTCACCCAGGAACTGCTGGTACTGCTGAACCTGGGTACTGATGTCCACATGTCCTGCtccctgttgctgctgttgctgctggcCTGCTCCTGCTGCGGTCCCATTGGTCATACCTTCAACTTTATGCACGGGCTTCAACCTGCAAGGAACAAGGGTACcggctgaattaaaacaacattacaGCAGCATAATGATAAACGGGATGTGAATAGCTGTGCTCAAACCTTTGTTTCTGAGAGAACGGCTGTTGCCTCATGGCCAAATGTTGTTGGTCTTCCATCAGTCGGAGAAGAGATGAGCCGGCCTTGATTCTCAGTCCGTAATAGTGGTATTTAGAATTGCCCctaaaaggagagaaaaacaatcaaggCTCTCctttcttttatgaaatttacACACCTACACCTTTTCTGAGTTCATCTTTACAGAGAGTAGACTACAGCTGAAAGGTGAAGGAAATGATGCatatatgttttgtaaaaacaaatagttaAAATGTGAGTTAGGCATTTGATTTCAGCCAACTTGAGTCAATAGTTCTAAAACCAACATCTAGAAACtgatatttgtttatattttgcacAATCAGAAGGGACGGAAGGAATctgtaaacataattttttatgcCTTGGATTCAGGTGTGAATTTTGACTAGGCTAGacatgaacatgctttgatcAGAGCTTTTTCTTGTATGTTTCGGGTCATTGTCAGGCAGGAAGGTGAATCAGGGTGTTCACCTTCCTCTAACGCTGTCAGAAGAAAACCTTTCCTTCAGGATAATCATGTATTGCGCTACCAATTATCTGCGTATCAGCTCTGATCATCTTCCTTGCCCctactgaagaaaaacactCCCTTTGCATAAAGCTGCCAccaacatgtttcactgtgaggACGATGTGTTCAGGATGACGTGCAGTGTTAGTTTCAGGGCATACATAGCGTTTTGTACGTAGGCCACAACATTCAACTTTGGTCTCGTCCAACCACAGCCTATGGTTTGTGGCAAACttctaatagattttttttccccaacaaacACTTTGTTGTTGCCACTCTTAAATAAAGGGCCGTTTTGAGGAGTGCCCGACTAAAAGTAGTTTTGTCTGGGGCTGAATATAGAAGCTGAACACTTTTTCAGACACCTACCGAGTGCCCAGGCGTCGCGTGCGTAGCCCCATGAACACGGATCGGATGAGTTTCCCAAAGGAAGCAGCATTGACTGGTTCAAGCTTCTGTTCCTGGCAGTGCAGCAGGTAGTGGCAGTACAGCGTGGAACGTGGCAGACTTACTCCTTCAGCCGTCTCATAGTTGTCCAGCAACCACTGTACCTGACACACATGCAACGAAAGAGAAAAGCGAGAAGGAAAACGGCTGGTGCGATTAGAAACACCAGTAAATGCCAACACATTTGCCAACACATTtgaaaattaatagaaatagTCCATGCAGTAAAAGTTTTATAACTAAATCCTACAAACACAGATCCATTCGCATTCACAGCTCGGTCATCCATtcaggaatgaaaacaaaaacgtcTGTTTGCGTGCCGTGGCATACAACTTTGGTATGCAATGAATCAATGACCTGGAATACTGATGGGATGTCTGCCAAACatgtttttagtaaatattaTCATCACATGGGAATCAATATGATGAATTTAAGATGAACTGTATTGTGTTGGGGCATTTCAAGCAAATTATAAATGCCCCTCATCGCATGCACTGCAATGACATGAGAATGATGAGGTCATGGTTTAGTTATTCCTTAAAGGAGGAACGTTTTGCAAGTTTTAGTGTTGATCCGAGTCCTCAGATTGTTCTCATGCGTTCTGATTGACAAAACTCCACTATGACATCATCATCGGTGTGCGCCATCGGAGGGTTGTGTGGATGGGAACGGAACGAGAAGAAAACTCCTGCGCTTGGCGCCTCTGCATACCTTCTTGTCTGCCGACGGCACGCTACTCTCCTCGCCCTCTGTAATACTCACAGTGGCTGGGGAGGCGCGGGCGCTGTGTGAGTAGTTCTGACTGTTCCCGGCGGCCCCTccgttgctgctgctgctgctgctgttgctgccaCTGCCCAGCATGTAACCACCCTGGATCACGTAACTGCCTGCTGCGCTACCATTGGTGCCCGCCCCTTCCTCTGACCCGTTGGCAGTGCCCCCGGCGGTCACTACAGTGGCGCCGGCCCCTGCTGCACTAGTGGGCTGGGCCACAAACATGGACACGCCCCCCGTGGCGCCAGCAGTCACGGCGACTGTCAAACTCGTGCCGGGGGAGGAGGCCTGTGCGCCTGAAGTTGGCTGACCTTCGTAATACTGGGCAGCTGTGCTCTGGGTGTACAGCGGCGTTTCAGTGTAAGGGAAGTTGCTGGAGCGGCTagatgagagaaaaataaagatttctttaaaaacgtttaaaaagCACAGCGTGTAAGGTAGAAAATTAATtctgttttgacattttaagaTGATTATCGGTCACAAGTGGATTCTGACATGGTGCTGGTGGTGTAGTTGGTGTCTCCTCCTTCCACATACTGCACTTGGTTGGCGTACACATGCTGCACCGGCACTGaagcaagctgctgctggacctAAAGAGTCAGCACATGCAAAATCCAATAAATCCTTGTTAGTAACTCTTTCAACATCAGGAAACTAAATTCATTTTGCATACTTTCCATTCGTAATTAAAACTGCACACATTACTCAGCTGCAATTACAATCCTTGTTCCTTCAGCTTTAAAGCAGCACTTTCCCTTGTGTCTCCCTAACCTACTTGGTAAAAAACAGTCCAGAGCCCACTGTTGTCATTGTGGACTTTTGGCACCCAGGCCAAAGATTCAGGATCTGCTGTCAGATGATGAAGCGGCAACTCGTCTACTGTCCTATCTCTGCCTAACTCGACGGCCTCCATTGAAACGGGAAGCTAAAAGGTCCACAGAGACAATAAGCTGACAAATACTGAGCCAGAATGAGAGGAAGTTAAACATCGATCAGCACTCTCATATATTTTAAGAACTGAAGCTATGAAGACCAGTTTGTTCGTATTTAGCCTCGTGTACCTTTTGTGTGTATTTTCGACTTACTTCCTGTGTGATATGAACAGGCTGTAGATTGGTGACACTGAGTTGTGTGCCTGGCTCAGTTTTGGCTATCTGAGAAGTGGCCTGCACCACCGACCTCTGTTGAGACAAAAATCcttttagaacaaaaaaatatctaaacaaaCAGAAGTTAACAAGTGTATTTGTAAGTATGAATATATCTTACCTGCTGGGCTGCCTGTACCTGCTGAACAACCTGTGTGGGAACTCCTGTCTGCACAACAGCTGGAGGAGGGCTAGAATCTGACACACTGTCACTTGAGTGAAGAGAACCCTCTGAAAGTAAAAAAGCCAGAACACccaaatttctgatttttctggTTTAAATACAGAATTTATTTCTTAAGATTGTACCAATAACTCTAATGACAAACATTACCTTTTAAATTCAGTGTGGCAAACAATATATAGTCTTAATAAGAATGAACTTGTCATGTTGGACCAGATGCtattaaacaaaacatacacatttattcacatactacactttttccttccactcaacttcccTAACACTTATGGCATACTCTTCGTATGAATGACAGTAATCTTCGAAAGCAACTGTATACATATTAGTAAGAAATAAACTATATTTGTAGTATCAGCCACaactatcacataaaaaaaatattttaaatgtacaaataaagaTTCTGTGACTTTGTATGGTGTTTCCTTATTTAACAGGCCGTCAACATTCAACAGCCAAGAAAGTCGGAACAGCTTCCagaacaaatgaataaattctccttgtattttaacaataacaataacaacctGATAGGTGACTCTGAATCAGCACCAATAGAGACAGACTAGAGTGGAAAAGCGTCAATAATTTTACATGTAGACAACTTATAACAGGAAAACAGATGCATTCAGATTTGAATGGTCAAGGTTGtacataataaagaaaaacaaaaaaattgcaagtttttttttttttttctttcacagacaCCACTAAAGCTCAACAACTAAACTACAGCATCCCTTGAGTACAGATGCGCAGCTGCATAAACAATGATTCCATGGTGTTGAGGATGTTTTAGCAAATGATGTGCTAAATTCAGACGTTACCTGTGACTGTGACAACAATGTACTGAGGAGTGCTTTGAGCATTGCCAGACTGCGTGGGGGAACCCTGGATCTCTGCTGTCACGTACTGCGTTTGAGCCGGCTGCACCTGTGATGCGGTCTGGGTTTGACTCCCGGCTGCAGGCTTCTGAGAGGCAACCACGGAAACCTGCTCAGTGGGAGAAGTTTGGCCTGTAGGTGTGACAACAGTGGGGGTAGCCACAGCAGTTTGAATCTCTGCCAGAAACTGAGGTGTAGTTGCAGGGGTGGAGGCAGTGTCAGGCTGACCCGGTGTGACGGTCACAGCAGCCCCCTGAGGCTGGGCTGCTGGTTGCATCTCCCCTACATAGGCTGAGGTGGCCATTACAAGAGCTGGCAATCaccctaaaacaaaaaatgaaagagaaaaaataggattttaatacaaaaaaatcccGATACGGTTATTACACAAAGAAGATTACCTATTCAGCAGCGCAAAACATAGAGTATTACCTGAAAATATGCACCTAATACTTGTAAATAACGTTTATACTTCAAGGAAGGACAATTAGAAGTTACAATTGGTCTAAAAGTGTAAGATGGTgagcaaacataaaaataatttgtggaCAAGTTTGCATACTGGGGATATCAGGGTTAGATCTACATTCTCATTTGTCTggaaaatgcaaatgaatgaatgaggcCTGTTCAAAAGTGCCGCAGTGATGGACCTGTCGGAGGAGCAGGTACTGAAGAGATGTGGGGGTGGAACAATGATGGGAATAAGCAGTTTGGTGTCTCATTACGTGTAACAGGATCTCCCTACATAAAACCTTTCATTTAGTTTTGCCTGTTATGTGAGCTGAGATAATACCTCAACACAATGTCTTATTGTTGCAAATCATCCTGTTTTATGCCACCATAATGCAGCAAGTGTAACTAAGTcaattacttttacttaagtattGTCATATAATGTTGGTGTCTCAACATTAAgaatattttagagaaaatgaCAATGACTTACAAAGGAATTTGTTTTCTACAAAActccaaacaaaataacatggCAATCCATTAaacttatttagatttttacagCTGCTTGCAACCATTTTATAGATTTACCTAGACATTAAAAAGACATCTGCTCTCtattctccattttttttctgcttattaTTAAAGGATTTTTAGGTTTGTCATTTCTTCATTTGGATAGCAGTTGTAACTAAATCCGAAGTTTACACAAACTCTTCATGAGCATGAATTTTATATCAATGTttacctttaaaatgtttgttttaatggttCTTTGGAGAGTTAACCAAAAATAGACAGAAAACCTCATTTAACTTTGATCCCATAATAAATACATAGAATGCCACTATTTTTGGAATACGTTTACATTAACAAGTTGCATAGTAAAATAGTTGCAATGCTTTTTGCAACCATATACAAACTTCCTTCATGACATTTTACTGGATATTTGACAAGTTGATTTTTCGATGGTTGATTTCCTGACACAAATTTGTCCTTTAAGCATTGTCCATAAATTTTCCGTATAGCTTTCTTTGCTTGttctaaaacaaagaacaaagtttgttctttgtttgtagTTTGGGTGTGTGCTTGGAGAACCCAGATGTGGCAAAATTTCAAGGTGTTGACTTCAGTTAAAAGAATTTAGGGTTACTGTGTAACTCAAATGTTAATGGAAGGACTGTATAATTTTCAGCCTATGTTTCGAATGTTGACCCAGTTCTGAATGAGAGAATCAACAATAAATCCAATCTAGGAAGAGAATTTCTGTTGTATGTCATGAATTTCTTCCACACAGGAAAAAAGCATGACCTACATAAATCACTAAGAGTCCcaaattaaaaagacattaGGGTCTTGGTGAATGTAAGTAAATTTATAACTGGAGctatttgtctgtaaaaaagagacttaaaaactaataaatcatTCATGAGTACATACTATAAGTGTGGATTGAtgagaacaaaacataaaatatgtgaacaaaacatcaaatattaaaaacccATCAGAAATAAGAAGATATTTTACCAAACTGCTATGTAATGATTGACTATTTTTAAATGCTTGATACAGTTAGTCGTGCTGTACTCTAAGTGAGCTTAAAAGTCCTTTGATGAAGACAGCACACAGAAAAACCAGTACCAAAAGTCCACATGTTGCACAGACATTAAAGTCGTTGCTTTTATTGTTAGAGGAAAAAGAATCCCACATGCTGTAGAATATAAATTATGCACAAGAGCAGACATTGTTAGTGGAATGTAATATGACAAACTAATAAATGATTACAATGTTACATCGTATTTATAGGTAAGGGCCTATTTATGTCTATAGCTGGGGGCGGGGTGGGGGGCGTGTCAATATTACCAGTGATAGTTTTTAGGACTAGTGCATATGTGTATATAATTTTAAACTATACAGTTCCCATTTAATGAATGCTGGGAGAGAGTGAGGGCTTTATTCCACCATAATAAACATATGTTGACTGTTTACATTCGACACACTACCTTGTTCGACTTTTGCACGGTCATTAACTGTTAAAATAGATGCACTGTTCTCTCAGACCAGCCAAACACCTGCATAACGCCCTCCTTCGCCACGCCCCTCGCACGTTAAATGTCTGCCACCTGCCACAGCTGTCTCAAATTTCACACATATTTCATACCTACTTCTTCCAAGCCCAGATACCATAACCCGTATTCGGTCATTAGACTTATATATACGAGTCTCATTTTATCTCTCCACTGGATAGTACACGTTATCAAACCTGTGTGGTGAGTGAGTTGATTAGAGCAACATGACGTTTTAATACAGGACCTCATACGCACTATGTGCCGAAATAAACACGGGCAGCGTTCATTTCTAACGATATGATACGAAAGCTTCACGCAGTAACGAGCACAAGCTTGTCGTGACAGCTTTCTAGCAAGGTAACTCGATAAGCAAGCTAACTGGTCTCTACAACAACCGCCATTTTGTACCTTTTGCATTTGACATCGCCATAACAACGGCCTGCTTGACTATGCATCTGTGGCTGCGCCGTCATGGCAGGCAAGACTCTGTGTCATTAGAAGGAGATGCATGCACTAACCGTCGTGCTTAACTTGTTAACGGACCAACGGCTAGCTTTAGGCTAACCTCACTGAAAGGCTGACTCCCGTTATGGCTACTGTAACAACaaggaaaaagcaaaagcaCAATTCAGTGTGAACCACcaagaggaaaaatgtttcGATTTACCTATAACTTGACCTCCACGCGCGCTTgtcccaaaataaaatatcttcttatatttttatagtGGATTCAGTTGTTGTTGATTCTCGTTGCTGGGTTCTTGTCGCCAGGGCTACCGTGGCTATGGCGCTTCGTCCTCACCAGGGCAACTGTTGCTACCCACCCGCTGCCTTCCCTCCCCCTTCGtcgctctgattggctgacgcAAACCAAATTTAGTTAA
This genomic interval carries:
- the LOC102228831 gene encoding MHC class II regulatory factor RFX1-like isoform X1, which produces MATSAYVGEMQPAAQPQGAAVTVTPGQPDTASTPATTPQFLAEIQTAVATPTVVTPTGQTSPTEQVSVVASQKPAAGSQTQTASQVQPAQTQYVTAEIQGSPTQSGNAQSTPQYIVVTVTEGSLHSSDSVSDSSPPPAVVQTGVPTQVVQQVQAAQQRSVVQATSQIAKTEPGTQLSVTNLQPVHITQEVQQQLASVPVQHVYANQVQYVEGGDTNYTTSTIRSSNFPYTETPLYTQSTAAQYYEGQPTSGAQASSPGTSLTVAVTAGATGGVSMFVAQPTSAAGAGATVVTAGGTANGSEEGAGTNGSAAGSYVIQGGYMLGSGSNSSSSSSNGGAAGNSQNYSHSARASPATVSITEGEESSVPSADKKVQWLLDNYETAEGVSLPRSTLYCHYLLHCQEQKLEPVNAASFGKLIRSVFMGLRTRRLGTRGNSKYHYYGLRIKAGSSLLRLMEDQQHLAMRQQPFSQKQRLKPVHKVEGMTNGTAAGAGQQQQQQQGAGHVDISTQVQQYQQFLDASRSLPEFPDIDLHGKSFPEGIELDHIKSFQLLYREHCEAILDVMVNLQFTLVETLWKTFWRFSQSQAGDTPMAVHDESEKRLPKSCLVLLCKYEPVLRWSRDCDNSLYQSLVEILIPDVLRPIPSALTQAIRNFAKSLESWLTNAMMNIPEEMVRIKVTSANAFAQTLRRYTSLNHLAQAARAVLQNTAQINQMLSDLNRVDFANVQEQASWVCRCEDRVVQRLEQDFKLTLQQQNSLEQWAVWLDGVVSQVLKPYQHSPAFPKAAKLFLLKWSFYSSMVIRDLTLRSAASFGSFHLIRLLYDEYMYYLIEHRVAQAKGETPIAVMGEFASLGRGLNQLDPDKEEEEEEDDESEEEGQELTLPADAAVLGDESLEPPAKLARTDQRVLFTTGSADN
- the LOC102228831 gene encoding MHC class II regulatory factor RFX1-like isoform X4 gives rise to the protein MATSAYVGEMQPAAQPQGAAVTVTPGQPDTASTPATTPQFLAEIQTAVATPTVVTPTGQTSPTEQVSVVASQKPAAGSQTQTASQVQPAQTQYVTAEIQGSPTQSGNAQSTPQYIVVTVTEGSLHSSDSVSDSSPPPAVVQTGVPTQVVQQVQAAQQRSVVQATSQIAKTEPGTQLSVTNLQPVHITQEVQQQLASVPVQHVYANQVQYVEGGDTNYTTSTIRSSNFPYTETPLYTQSTAAQYYEGQPTSGAQASSPGTSLTVAVTAGATGGVSMFVAQPTSAAGAGATVVTAGGTANGSEEGAGTNGSAAGSYVIQGGYMLGSGSNSSSSSSNGGAAGNSQNYSHSARASPATWLLDNYETAEGVSLPRSTLYCHYLLHCQEQKLEPVNAASFGKLIRSVFMGLRTRRLGTRGNSKYHYYGLRIKAGSSLLRLMEDQQHLAMRQQPFSQKQRLKPVHKVEGMTNGTAAGAGQQQQQQQGAGHVDISTQVQQYQQFLDASRSLPEFPDIDLHGKSFPEGIELDHIKSFQLLYREHCEAILDVMVNLQFTLVETLWKTFWRFSQSQAGDTPMAVHDESEKRLPKSCLVLLCKYEPVLRWSRDCDNSLYQSLVEILIPDVLRPIPSALTQAIRNFAKSLESWLTNAMMNIPEEMVRIKVTSANAFAQTLRRYTSLNHLAQAARAVLQNTAQINQMLSDLNRVDFANVQEQASWVCRCEDRVVQRLEQDFKLTLQQQNSLEQWAVWLDGVVSQVLKPYQHSPAFPKAAKLFLLKWSFYSSMVIRDLTLRSAASFGSFHLIRLLYDEYMYYLIEHRVAQAKGETPIAVMGEFASLGRGLNQLDPDKEEEEEEDDESEEEGQELTLPADAAVLGDESLEPPAKLARTDQRVLFTTGSADN
- the LOC102228831 gene encoding MHC class II regulatory factor RFX1-like isoform X3; amino-acid sequence: MATSAYVGEMQPAAQPQGAAVTVTPGQPDTASTPATTPQFLAEIQTAVATPTVVTPTGQTSPTEQVSVVASQKPAAGSQTQTASQVQPAQTQYVTAEIQGSPTQSGNAQSTPQYIVVTVTEGSLHSSDSVSDSSPPPAVVQTGVPTQVVQQVQAAQQRSVVQATSQIAKTEPGTQLSVTNLQPVHITQEVQQQLASVPVQHVYANQVQYVEGGDTNYTTSTIRSSNFPYTETPLYTQSTAAQYYEGQPTSGAQASSPGTSLTVAVTAGATGGVSMFVAQPTSAAGAGATVVTAGGTANGSEEGAGTNGSAAGSYVIQGGYMLGSGSNSSSSSSNGGAAGNSQNYSHSARASPATVQWLLDNYETAEGVSLPRSTLYCHYLLHCQEQKLEPVNAASFGKLIRSVFMGLRTRRLGTRGNSKYHYYGLRIKAGSSLLRLMEDQQHLAMRQQPFSQKQRLKPVHKVEGMTNGTAAGAGQQQQQQQGAGHVDISTQVQQYQQFLDASRSLPEFPDIDLHGKSFPEGIELDHIKSFQLLYREHCEAILDVMVNLQFTLVETLWKTFWRFSQSQAGDTPMAVHDESEKRLPKSCLVLLCKYEPVLRWSRDCDNSLYQSLVEILIPDVLRPIPSALTQAIRNFAKSLESWLTNAMMNIPEEMVRIKVTSANAFAQTLRRYTSLNHLAQAARAVLQNTAQINQMLSDLNRVDFANVQEQASWVCRCEDRVVQRLEQDFKLTLQQQNSLEQWAVWLDGVVSQVLKPYQHSPAFPKAAKLFLLKWSFYSSMVIRDLTLRSAASFGSFHLIRLLYDEYMYYLIEHRVAQAKGETPIAVMGEFASLGRGLNQLDPDKEEEEEEDDESEEEGQELTLPADAAVLGDESLEPPAKLARTDQRVLFTTGSADN
- the LOC102228831 gene encoding MHC class II regulatory factor RFX1-like isoform X2, giving the protein MATSAYVGEMQPAAQPQGAAVTVTPGQPDTASTPATTPQFLAEIQTAVATPTVVTPTGQTSPTEQVSVVASQKPAAGSQTQTASQVQPAQTQYVTAEIQGSPTQSGNAQSTPQYIVVTVTEGSLHSSDSVSDSSPPPAVVQTGVPTQVVQQVQAAQQRSVVQATSQIAKTEPGTQLSVTNLQPVHITQEVQQQLASVPVQHVYANQVQYVEGGDTNYTTSTIRSSNFPYTETPLYTQSTAAQYYEGQPTSGAQASSPGTSLTVAVTAGATGGVSMFVAQPTSAAGAGATVVTAGGTANGSEEGAGTNGSAAGSYVIQGGYMLGSGSNSSSSSSNGGAAGNSQNYSHSARASPATVSITEGEESSVPSADKKWLLDNYETAEGVSLPRSTLYCHYLLHCQEQKLEPVNAASFGKLIRSVFMGLRTRRLGTRGNSKYHYYGLRIKAGSSLLRLMEDQQHLAMRQQPFSQKQRLKPVHKVEGMTNGTAAGAGQQQQQQQGAGHVDISTQVQQYQQFLDASRSLPEFPDIDLHGKSFPEGIELDHIKSFQLLYREHCEAILDVMVNLQFTLVETLWKTFWRFSQSQAGDTPMAVHDESEKRLPKSCLVLLCKYEPVLRWSRDCDNSLYQSLVEILIPDVLRPIPSALTQAIRNFAKSLESWLTNAMMNIPEEMVRIKVTSANAFAQTLRRYTSLNHLAQAARAVLQNTAQINQMLSDLNRVDFANVQEQASWVCRCEDRVVQRLEQDFKLTLQQQNSLEQWAVWLDGVVSQVLKPYQHSPAFPKAAKLFLLKWSFYSSMVIRDLTLRSAASFGSFHLIRLLYDEYMYYLIEHRVAQAKGETPIAVMGEFASLGRGLNQLDPDKEEEEEEDDESEEEGQELTLPADAAVLGDESLEPPAKLARTDQRVLFTTGSADN